The following proteins come from a genomic window of Nitrosopumilus sp.:
- a CDS encoding pentapeptide repeat-containing protein, producing the protein MRKGLALMKNNKIKPIMAKLILVLPLLIFISLTDMTTANAIEDLGIITIDLKYTSGDRIDTYQTVLKIFQDENEIPYRVIEFPEKNPIIIDLLPTGFNYKIDVYVNGMLSGTTKNVVGDNVVLSIPASGGIIFQALYKNGETPIEGAEILIRSNDGHIWQQDTVGKDGKSKRFWMQSNNLIDDYYIAEVIIEKNISYTSDEKIKFFPNYQGEIKIKTPWPKIIDDLITVSVYNDTSNKVTKTDGKFIVELYDNKNNKISQSIVNDRGESYFSNIKVGQYTFKAIIQPSDTIPKAKVFAETNRIITGEELEIKIPRDEFASKGLENTCNCVAFRLDDVQDYYLNVPQIEIMSMFQKKVAPLTIGIIGGFWGEDPKILNFVKQDMTRPIKTLEIGSHSWNNSPLTNYDKDGQRELLLKANNAINKTLGVVPKSFIAVENKFNEDTKTVLQELNFTHFTAHIQESHSPPYPLENSKLYYLPASTQTAILNVETNLWENISNDVTYNEANNFLKQHGFAVVMMHPYEFAETDLGVYTGKADLAEIEKLGKLIDQFRINGIEIVSLSEITKSSVDEDIQIKEELEPDLVEDTVQDCNCVAFRFVTVQDYWLNDVQIDVIDTFIRNNAGLTVGVIGELFGQDAKLTNYLKTKINVNNNIEIANNGWSYDKFSELTESEQNAQLKQSNDHIKNILDKSPSGFIPPFDIFNQNTISSLNSNNMKYISSNVQNDPPPYNPKSEIRHFPASSAIGTYTVEFNVIQGVDHEKTLKDIQTSLERDGFAVVALSPQEFSKTEKDKYVNQINEKQIYELEILLEKIQKQGLEIVPIVKIDQLFTKRAITDTDKNLVEHCNQPLAPNVDLSGCKLKNQLIEEIELGNAILRNTDLKGTTIRNVDLRNATITDADLRRAQFSGVSFAEGKLSGSNLSNVNLYETDLRGTDFQGATIRYSNFGNSDAKGASFIGADLTGSIFKGVGFSNVDLVGADLTETDFSGINFGESTLDNANLSGANLTGAVFIKSKLLKTKLIGADLTNANFKDANLSGADLSEANLKDINLSNAILTEIDLRGADLTQVILNGVDLTNADLTNANLSGADLSGVNLNGVNLSGADLTGVNLSGVQIKNVKLTDANLSGVNLSGVNLSGVNLSGVNLSGSNLMKVDLTGNNLTQVILKGSDLTESDLHGTNLNGVDLTSVNLNGVNLSGADLTQVILNGVDLTNADLTNANLSGADLTGVNLNGVNLSGADLTQVILNGVDLTNADLTNANLSGADLSGADLSGSDLTRVNFENSNMNRINLHASNLSGILLKEVNLSNSDLTATDLTGANLSGADLTGADLTGADLTNANLSGASLTGADLTNIKLNGADLTGADLTNTEINKKDLENAKSDDKTKLPERGFFFFRELFAFFESLFN; encoded by the coding sequence GTGCGAAAAGGATTGGCATTGATGAAAAATAATAAAATAAAACCCATAATGGCAAAACTCATTTTAGTACTGCCCTTACTGATTTTTATATCTCTTACAGATATGACCACAGCAAATGCTATAGAAGATTTAGGCATAATAACAATTGATTTAAAATATACTTCAGGGGACAGAATAGACACCTATCAAACAGTTTTAAAAATATTCCAAGATGAAAACGAAATTCCATATCGGGTTATAGAATTCCCAGAAAAGAATCCAATTATAATTGATTTACTTCCAACAGGATTTAACTACAAAATTGATGTTTATGTAAACGGAATGTTAAGTGGTACGACTAAAAATGTAGTGGGTGACAATGTTGTTTTGTCAATTCCTGCTTCAGGAGGGATAATATTTCAAGCATTATACAAAAATGGGGAAACGCCGATAGAAGGAGCTGAAATTCTTATAAGATCTAACGATGGTCATATTTGGCAACAAGATACTGTAGGTAAAGATGGCAAATCAAAAAGATTTTGGATGCAGTCTAACAACCTAATTGATGATTATTACATAGCTGAAGTAATAATTGAGAAAAATATTTCATACACAAGTGATGAAAAAATTAAATTTTTTCCAAATTATCAGGGAGAAATTAAAATCAAGACACCTTGGCCTAAAATAATAGATGACCTAATTACTGTATCTGTTTATAATGACACATCTAACAAAGTCACAAAAACTGATGGGAAATTCATTGTAGAATTATATGATAATAAAAATAACAAAATATCTCAATCAATAGTAAATGATAGAGGAGAGAGTTATTTTTCAAACATAAAGGTAGGTCAATATACATTCAAAGCAATCATACAACCAAGCGATACAATTCCAAAAGCCAAAGTCTTTGCTGAAACAAATAGAATAATCACTGGAGAGGAATTAGAAATTAAAATTCCCAGAGACGAATTTGCGTCTAAAGGTTTAGAAAACACATGCAATTGTGTGGCATTTAGGCTAGATGATGTTCAAGATTACTATCTGAATGTCCCGCAAATAGAAATCATGTCAATGTTCCAGAAAAAAGTAGCTCCGTTAACCATAGGGATCATAGGCGGTTTTTGGGGAGAGGATCCAAAAATATTAAATTTTGTAAAACAAGATATGACTCGGCCAATCAAAACATTAGAGATTGGAAGTCATAGTTGGAATAATTCGCCACTTACGAACTATGATAAAGATGGGCAGCGGGAATTGCTACTAAAAGCAAATAATGCAATTAATAAAACTTTGGGAGTTGTGCCTAAATCATTCATAGCCGTAGAAAACAAATTCAATGAAGATACAAAAACGGTATTGCAAGAACTTAATTTTACTCACTTTACAGCACACATACAAGAATCACATTCGCCACCATATCCCCTTGAAAATTCAAAATTGTATTATCTACCAGCAAGTACTCAAACTGCAATTCTTAATGTAGAGACAAATCTTTGGGAAAACATCAGCAACGATGTCACATATAATGAAGCAAATAATTTTCTAAAACAACATGGATTTGCAGTAGTAATGATGCACCCATATGAATTTGCAGAAACAGATCTTGGGGTATATACTGGTAAAGCTGATTTAGCAGAAATAGAAAAGTTAGGAAAACTTATTGATCAATTTAGAATTAATGGAATAGAAATTGTAAGTTTAAGTGAGATTACCAAATCATCTGTTGATGAAGACATCCAGATTAAAGAAGAGTTGGAGCCAGATCTTGTAGAAGATACAGTTCAAGATTGTAATTGTGTAGCATTTAGATTTGTCACAGTTCAGGATTACTGGCTAAATGATGTACAAATAGATGTGATTGACACATTTATCAGAAATAATGCAGGACTTACAGTAGGAGTAATAGGAGAGTTATTTGGACAGGATGCAAAACTTACAAATTATTTGAAAACAAAAATTAACGTAAACAACAATATTGAAATTGCAAATAATGGATGGAGTTATGATAAATTTTCAGAATTAACAGAGTCAGAACAAAATGCACAGTTAAAACAAAGCAACGATCACATCAAAAATATTTTAGACAAATCCCCATCAGGATTTATTCCACCTTTTGACATTTTCAATCAGAATACAATATCCTCTCTAAACTCAAACAACATGAAATACATTAGCTCAAATGTACAAAATGACCCTCCCCCATACAACCCAAAATCAGAGATCCGTCATTTTCCTGCAAGTTCTGCCATCGGAACGTATACAGTAGAATTTAATGTGATTCAAGGGGTTGATCATGAAAAAACACTAAAAGACATACAAACCAGTCTGGAAAGAGATGGGTTTGCAGTGGTCGCATTATCCCCACAGGAATTCTCAAAAACTGAAAAGGACAAATATGTAAATCAAATTAATGAAAAACAAATTTATGAATTAGAGATCCTTTTAGAAAAAATACAAAAACAGGGTTTGGAGATAGTTCCAATAGTAAAAATAGACCAGTTATTTACAAAGAGAGCGATTACTGATACTGACAAAAATCTTGTAGAACATTGCAATCAACCATTAGCACCAAATGTTGATTTAAGTGGATGTAAACTAAAAAATCAACTCATCGAAGAGATAGAACTTGGAAATGCGATTCTGAGAAACACTGACCTTAAAGGTACAACAATAAGAAATGTAGATCTTAGAAATGCCACTATTACAGATGCAGATCTTAGAAGAGCTCAATTTTCAGGAGTAAGTTTTGCAGAAGGAAAGTTATCTGGAAGTAATTTATCAAATGTGAATTTATATGAAACTGATCTTAGAGGAACAGACTTTCAAGGAGCCACAATAAGATACTCAAATTTTGGAAATTCGGATGCTAAAGGGGCTAGTTTTATCGGAGCTGATTTAACAGGTAGTATTTTCAAAGGAGTTGGTTTTTCCAATGTAGATCTTGTAGGAGCTGATTTAACAGAAACAGACTTCTCAGGTATTAATTTTGGCGAATCAACGCTAGATAATGCCAACCTATCAGGAGCAAATCTTACAGGAGCTGTATTCATCAAATCAAAACTACTAAAAACTAAACTAATAGGAGCTGATCTTACCAATGCGAATTTTAAAGATGCCAACCTATCAGGAGCTGATTTGTCAGAAGCCAATCTAAAAGACATTAATCTATCAAATGCAATTTTGACAGAAATAGATTTGAGAGGAGCTGATTTAACGCAAGTTATTCTCAATGGGGTAGACCTAACCAATGCGGACCTTACAAATGCCAACCTATCAGGAGCTGATTTATCAGGGGTGAATCTAAATGGAGTAAATCTGTCTGGAGCTGATTTAACAGGGGTGAATCTGTCCGGAGTGCAAATTAAAAATGTAAAACTTACAGATGCTAATTTATCAGGGGTGAATTTATCAGGGGTGAATTTATCAGGGGTGAATTTATCAGGGGTGAATTTATCAGGCTCTAATTTAATGAAGGTAGATCTTACAGGTAATAACTTAACACAAGTGATTCTCAAAGGATCGGATCTCACCGAATCGGATTTGCATGGAACTAATCTCAATGGGGTAGACCTAACTAGTGTGAATCTAAATGGAGTAAATCTGTCCGGAGCTGATTTAACGCAAGTTATTCTCAATGGGGTAGACCTAACCAATGCGGACCTTACAAATGCCAACCTATCAGGAGCTGATTTAACAGGGGTGAATCTAAATGGAGTAAATCTGTCCGGAGCTGATTTAACGCAAGTTATTCTCAATGGGGTAGACCTAACCAATGCGGACCTTACAAATGCCAACCTATCAGGAGCTGATCTTTCTGGAGCTGATTTATCAGGCTCAGACCTAACACGTGTTAACTTTGAAAATTCCAACATGAACAGAATAAATCTTCATGCATCAAATCTTTCAGGAATTTTACTGAAAGAAGTAAATCTCTCAAATTCGGATCTGACTGCGACTGATTTAACAGGAGCTAACCTTTCGGGAGCTGATTTAACAGGAGCTGATTTAACAGGAGCTGATTTAACAAATGCCAACCTATCAGGAGCAAGTCTCACAGGAGCTGATTTAACAAACATTAAACTGAATGGAGCTGATTTAACAGGAGCTGATTTAACAAACACAGAAATTAATAAGAAAGATCTTGAAAATGCAAAATCAGACGATAAAACAAAGTTGCCTGAAAGAGGATTCTTTTTCTTCAGAGAATTATTTGCGTTCTTTGAATCTCTTTTTAATTGA
- a CDS encoding 3D domain-containing protein encodes MKKYLILILFIIFVNFSINASFAAELILPDWIFVVHDFFIDEKISYTEFGTMIEYLQKHEIVQLIMGEDYDPVTNFLITSSMQQESLLNEFHDCSSDWYITGYFTPVETDYSGNFLKIMLDGEPQYFKSDFISVVKTEGWGKTRMGTYIGWYDESFHLSTAPLDSHGDNLLVQSVAVDSEIINQKTSLIIPKLPSPWNKIIFESSDIGPSIKGKHIDVYVGEGKYAELETFRITNSGNDVCIRSSDN; translated from the coding sequence ATGAAAAAATATTTAATTCTAATTCTGTTCATAATTTTTGTTAATTTCTCAATAAATGCTTCTTTTGCAGCAGAATTAATTTTACCTGATTGGATATTTGTTGTACATGATTTTTTTATTGATGAAAAAATATCATATACTGAGTTTGGTACTATGATTGAATATTTGCAAAAACATGAAATTGTTCAATTGATTATGGGTGAAGACTATGATCCAGTAACTAATTTTTTGATTACCTCATCCATGCAACAAGAATCACTGTTAAATGAATTTCATGATTGCAGTTCTGATTGGTATATTACTGGATATTTTACTCCTGTCGAAACTGATTATTCTGGTAATTTTTTAAAAATTATGTTGGATGGTGAGCCTCAATATTTTAAATCTGATTTTATCTCTGTAGTTAAAACTGAAGGTTGGGGCAAAACTAGAATGGGCACATACATTGGATGGTATGATGAGTCATTTCATCTTAGTACTGCTCCTCTTGATTCGCACGGAGATAATCTCTTAGTGCAATCAGTCGCAGTTGACTCTGAAATAATAAATCAAAAAACTAGTCTGATTATTCCAAAGTTGCCAAGTCCATGGAATAAAATAATTTTTGAATCCTCAGATATTGGTCCATCAATAAAAGGAAAACATATTGATGTGTATGTTGGCGAGGGAAAGTATGCTGAATTAGAAACATTTCGAATTACAAATTCAGGTAATGATGTTTGTATTAGATCATCAGATAATTGA
- a CDS encoding response regulator: MGAKDVVLIIDDSTAIGILLTEFLKKLGYADIKTTTTGESGLALFKELINNKIIPLVFLDYNLPDTNAKSVMSQILIIQPDTKIIIETASGKDEDPIKEVIGLGAYHYIQKPIHFEAIKNVMKILEEEESILEHTSSVDNDGYHLIDRYFNTYKRVTLSRLIEQSNLSEKDVTTYLKKLISEGKVVELQNIREICCNACGSLKLAQIYQCPNCKNSNFDQVKLIEHFDCGNFSPESTYGNDKCPKCKKQIKALGVDYRVLHNRYLCKKCDEIFQDISNESLCLKCNTSFKIDNGRWRESMEYKLTHAY; encoded by the coding sequence ATGGGTGCAAAAGATGTCGTCTTAATTATTGATGATAGTACGGCTATTGGGATTTTACTAACTGAATTTCTTAAAAAATTAGGTTATGCTGACATAAAAACTACTACTACTGGAGAATCTGGATTGGCTCTTTTTAAAGAATTAATAAATAACAAAATTATTCCATTGGTGTTTTTAGATTATAATCTTCCTGATACAAATGCAAAATCTGTAATGTCTCAAATTTTAATAATTCAACCCGATACAAAAATCATAATCGAAACCGCAAGCGGTAAAGACGAAGATCCAATTAAAGAAGTAATTGGATTGGGAGCCTATCATTACATTCAAAAGCCAATTCATTTTGAAGCGATAAAAAATGTAATGAAAATTTTAGAAGAAGAAGAATCCATTCTTGAACATACTTCGTCTGTAGACAATGATGGTTATCATCTCATTGATCGTTACTTTAATACTTACAAACGTGTAACTCTATCACGATTAATCGAACAGAGCAATCTGTCTGAAAAGGATGTCACAACATATCTTAAAAAACTTATTTCTGAAGGAAAAGTTGTAGAACTACAAAATATTCGTGAGATTTGTTGTAATGCCTGTGGAAGTTTGAAACTTGCTCAGATTTATCAATGCCCAAATTGCAAAAATTCTAATTTTGATCAAGTAAAATTAATTGAACATTTTGACTGTGGAAATTTTTCTCCTGAGTCAACATATGGCAATGACAAATGTCCTAAATGTAAAAAACAAATCAAGGCGTTGGGTGTTGATTATAGAGTATTGCATAATAGATATCTGTGCAAGAAGTGTGATGAAATTTTTCAAGACATATCTAATGAATCTCTTTGTTTGAAATGTAATACTTCATTTAAAATTGATAACGGTCGTTGGCGAGAAAGCATGGAATACAAGTTAACACATGCCTACTGA
- a CDS encoding thioredoxin domain-containing protein: protein MIHGPSLGIGAGIASIVIIVIFLGFQGSQPELTIEPAPEIQESGSSKITMNTFLANGSPILGNPNAPVTLVEFGDYQCHFCNVFFHSTEDQILENYVETGKVRMIFKDYNIIGPDSVTASHGAHCADDQKLFWEYHDILYSNWTGENNGWASSENLVKFAQEVGLDLDEWSECMNTQKHSQIILASNEDARSLELTGTPAFFVIGPDGKTTRIFGAQPFEVFENIFETELGKTK from the coding sequence TTGATACACGGTCCATCGCTTGGAATAGGTGCAGGTATTGCATCAATAGTCATAATTGTCATATTTTTAGGATTTCAAGGTAGTCAACCAGAATTAACAATAGAGCCAGCTCCTGAAATTCAAGAGTCAGGATCGTCAAAAATAACTATGAATACATTTTTGGCAAATGGTTCACCTATTCTTGGCAATCCAAATGCACCTGTCACACTTGTCGAGTTTGGGGATTACCAATGTCATTTTTGTAATGTATTTTTTCATTCAACTGAGGATCAGATATTAGAAAATTATGTAGAAACCGGAAAAGTACGAATGATTTTCAAAGACTACAACATTATTGGCCCTGATTCTGTTACTGCATCACATGGTGCTCATTGTGCTGATGATCAGAAATTATTCTGGGAATATCATGATATTTTATATTCAAACTGGACTGGAGAAAATAATGGGTGGGCATCATCAGAAAATCTTGTGAAATTTGCTCAAGAGGTCGGATTAGATTTGGATGAGTGGTCTGAATGTATGAATACTCAAAAACACTCACAAATAATTCTTGCAAGTAACGAGGATGCCCGATCTCTTGAATTAACAGGAACGCCGGCATTTTTTGTAATTGGTCCTGACGGAAAAACTACTCGTATTTTTGGAGCTCAGCCATTTGAAGTGTTTGAAAACATTTTTGAAACTGAACTTGGAAAAACAAAATAG
- a CDS encoding hydroxymethylglutaryl-CoA synthase — translation MAAGIDDIAIYIPRLYIDAADFAKARGLDPVKLQKGLGVSQMAIVDANQDPACLAANACLKIMQKNKLSPEDIGRLYVSTESAFDESKAMNSYVIGMLEQVYGQGAFEHCGGVETKFACVSGSYALYDNTNWIRAGEAEGKHALVVVSDIAKYDMGSSGEMTQGAGAVVMLLNDKPRLLAFDPKVTATSIKDEYDFYRPFGKETPIVHGQYSNLLYMIQVRKALESYKKKVISSGLIKIEPGETILDHMDYINMHLPYSNMGKKALAYLVRHEWRQLPRWKRILQEIGIDEPRPKDPRGTIESVLADEEFMAKDHEFTKLFTKTHEYQEVYESKLSSSLIASSMIGNLYTASLYLGFRSSLEYEFQKGIDLEGKRIGFGSYGSGSSAMVFSGVIQPEFKEIVKDMNLEAEIGDRKKLTWEEYEELHENRLLPEESMVHSKKEFVLVNVKTDTESRGERRYIFNE, via the coding sequence ATGGCAGCTGGTATTGATGATATTGCAATATACATTCCTAGATTGTATATTGATGCAGCTGATTTTGCAAAAGCAAGAGGATTAGACCCAGTTAAATTACAAAAAGGCTTGGGAGTGTCACAAATGGCAATCGTTGATGCAAATCAAGATCCAGCATGTCTTGCAGCAAATGCATGTTTGAAAATTATGCAAAAAAATAAACTGTCTCCAGAAGATATTGGTAGATTGTACGTTTCAACAGAATCTGCATTTGATGAATCAAAAGCAATGAATTCATACGTTATTGGAATGCTAGAGCAGGTTTATGGTCAGGGTGCTTTTGAGCACTGTGGAGGAGTTGAAACTAAATTTGCATGTGTTAGTGGTTCATATGCGCTTTATGACAACACAAATTGGATTAGAGCAGGAGAAGCAGAAGGGAAGCATGCACTAGTAGTAGTCTCAGATATTGCAAAATACGACATGGGTTCTAGTGGAGAGATGACTCAGGGTGCAGGAGCAGTTGTGATGTTATTAAATGATAAACCACGATTGTTGGCATTTGACCCTAAAGTAACAGCTACATCAATTAAAGACGAATATGATTTTTACAGACCATTTGGGAAAGAAACACCAATTGTGCACGGACAATATTCAAATTTACTTTATATGATTCAAGTTAGAAAAGCGCTTGAATCATACAAGAAAAAAGTAATTTCATCAGGATTAATCAAAATAGAACCTGGAGAAACAATTTTAGATCATATGGATTACATCAATATGCATTTACCCTATAGCAATATGGGAAAGAAAGCATTAGCATATCTAGTAAGACATGAATGGCGTCAACTACCCAGATGGAAACGAATTTTGCAGGAAATAGGAATTGACGAACCAAGACCAAAAGATCCTCGTGGAACAATTGAATCAGTATTGGCTGATGAAGAATTTATGGCAAAAGATCATGAATTTACAAAACTGTTTACCAAAACTCACGAATATCAAGAGGTGTATGAATCCAAACTTTCAAGTTCTTTAATTGCATCAAGCATGATTGGGAATTTGTATACTGCATCACTGTATTTGGGCTTTAGAAGTAGTTTGGAATATGAATTTCAGAAAGGTATTGATTTAGAAGGGAAAAGAATAGGATTTGGATCTTATGGAAGTGGAAGCAGTGCAATGGTGTTTAGCGGAGTAATTCAGCCAGAATTCAAAGAGATTGTCAAAGACATGAATTTAGAGGCAGAAATTGGAGACAGAAAGAAATTGACATGGGAAGAATATGAGGAATTACATGAAAACAGGCTTCTACCAGAAGAGTCCATGGTTCATTCAAAGAAAGAGTTTGTACTAGTAAATGTAAAAACAGATACGGAATCTAGAGGCGAAAGACGTTACATCTTTAATGAATAG
- the bioD gene encoding dethiobiotin synthase, which translates to MKSFFITGTDTDVGKTYVTAGLAVTLKKMGIDVGVMKPFAAGVAQKKGFKSEDIEILSNAAGISDPENLVNPQFFPIPASPYTASRMLKIKPKIATVLSSLKKLSQLHELILVEGMGGIMTPIKKNYYVSSLIKDMNIPTVIVASSRIGTVNHTLMTCIMCKNYKIPIKGIIINNFEKGYSISELKRDIENLTGVKVLGSIPFIKNMSDSSLHRIFTKNLDMGIFLK; encoded by the coding sequence ATGAAGTCTTTCTTTATTACTGGAACTGATACTGATGTGGGTAAAACATATGTGACTGCAGGATTAGCGGTGACACTAAAAAAAATGGGGATTGACGTTGGCGTGATGAAACCTTTTGCTGCCGGCGTGGCTCAAAAGAAGGGATTCAAATCCGAAGATATTGAAATTTTATCAAACGCTGCAGGTATAAGTGATCCTGAAAATTTAGTAAACCCTCAATTTTTCCCTATTCCAGCTTCGCCTTACACTGCTTCAAGAATGTTAAAAATTAAACCAAAAATTGCAACTGTGTTGAGTAGCCTCAAAAAATTATCTCAACTTCATGAATTAATTCTAGTTGAAGGAATGGGTGGGATCATGACTCCAATTAAGAAAAATTACTATGTTTCTAGTTTGATTAAAGACATGAATATTCCCACAGTTATTGTTGCTAGTAGTAGAATTGGAACCGTAAATCATACATTAATGACTTGTATTATGTGTAAAAATTACAAAATCCCAATTAAAGGAATCATAATTAATAATTTTGAAAAGGGTTATTCCATATCTGAATTAAAACGAGATATAGAAAACCTAACAGGTGTTAAAGTGTTAGGTTCAATTCCGTTCATTAAAAACATGAGTGATTCTTCATTGCATAGAATATTTACAAAAAATCTAGATATGGGAATTTTTCTAAAATAA
- the bioA gene encoding adenosylmethionine--8-amino-7-oxononanoate transaminase, translating into MKNTSFVWHPNTQMKEWGLFDEITSAKGVWLKDSKGNKTLDAVASMWCNVWGHSNPELINAITNQSKKLQHSSMFNLTNEPAEKLAKYLVKISPKMHKVFYSDNGSSAMEIAIKMALQYWKNIGEKNKTKIATLENGYHGDTFGAMSVGYIPEFFGKFKKQLFTTLQFPVPNKYRVPKGFTFLDYQNHCLEKIENEFAKKNNIAAFIMESGAQVAGGVIIYPKGFQNKINKLCKEYNVIFVLDEIATGFGRLGSMFQFQEQKSTPDIVAYGKMLTGGYLTMAATLTSKKVYDSFLGEFNDWKHLFHGHTYTGNPIAAAVALENLKMYKKYKLIEKIQSTSKIFEKYYQKILEIDIVGDIRHKGMLMGIELVTDKKKKTPIQPKKSINKIFFEEGKRQGIYLRTLGNIVMIVPPLAITKKELELLLEKTILTIKAARSQVI; encoded by the coding sequence TTGAAAAATACAAGTTTTGTTTGGCATCCAAATACGCAGATGAAAGAATGGGGTTTGTTTGATGAAATTACTAGTGCGAAAGGAGTATGGTTAAAAGATTCAAAAGGTAACAAAACACTAGATGCGGTAGCATCAATGTGGTGCAATGTTTGGGGGCACTCAAATCCAGAATTAATAAATGCAATTACAAATCAAAGTAAAAAACTACAGCATTCCTCAATGTTTAATTTAACTAATGAACCTGCAGAAAAATTAGCTAAATATCTTGTGAAAATTTCTCCAAAAATGCACAAGGTGTTTTATTCAGATAATGGTTCTTCAGCAATGGAAATTGCCATCAAAATGGCATTACAGTATTGGAAAAACATAGGAGAGAAAAATAAAACAAAAATTGCAACGTTGGAAAACGGATATCATGGAGATACATTTGGGGCAATGTCAGTAGGATATATTCCAGAATTTTTTGGTAAGTTCAAAAAACAATTATTTACAACATTGCAATTTCCGGTACCTAACAAATACAGAGTTCCAAAAGGATTTACTTTTTTAGATTATCAAAATCATTGTTTAGAAAAAATAGAGAATGAATTTGCAAAAAAGAACAACATTGCAGCGTTTATCATGGAAAGTGGAGCACAAGTTGCAGGTGGGGTGATCATTTATCCAAAAGGATTTCAAAATAAAATAAATAAATTGTGTAAGGAATATAATGTAATATTTGTATTAGATGAAATTGCTACAGGTTTTGGAAGATTAGGTTCGATGTTTCAATTTCAAGAACAAAAAAGCACACCAGACATAGTAGCATATGGAAAAATGTTAACGGGAGGATATCTCACAATGGCTGCAACATTAACAAGCAAAAAAGTATATGATTCATTTTTAGGTGAATTCAATGATTGGAAACACCTCTTTCACGGACATACATATACCGGCAATCCAATTGCCGCAGCCGTTGCATTAGAAAATCTAAAGATGTATAAAAAATACAAATTGATTGAAAAAATTCAAAGCACATCTAAAATTTTTGAAAAATACTATCAAAAAATTTTGGAAATCGATATTGTGGGAGACATTAGACATAAAGGAATGCTAATGGGAATAGAATTAGTCACAGACAAAAAGAAAAAAACACCAATACAGCCTAAAAAGTCAATAAACAAAATATTTTTTGAAGAAGGGAAAAGGCAGGGGATCTATCTTAGAACTCTTGGAAATATTGTAATGATAGTGCCTCCATTGGCCATTACTAAAAAAGAACTAGAATTACTCTTAGAGAAGACAATTTTAACCATAAAAGCTGCAAGATCACAAGTGATTTGA